One segment of Micromonospora parathelypteridis DNA contains the following:
- a CDS encoding DUF3043 domain-containing protein → MPSLFRRKSTDLVDEAVSSVTPEETAERARGYTPAKGRETPKRPTVGRRPAGPSRPLTKEEERERRRQLRSEAASEFRREGGPRDRGPERLLARNVVDSRRTVGTWFFGGALIVLIGSNAAMPPLVRLISNVLWGALALGVVVDSVLICRKISRLVRERFPKTGQRMGSLFLYAVMRSITFRRMRAPAPQVKLGDKV, encoded by the coding sequence GTGCCGTCGCTCTTTCGCCGCAAGTCCACTGACCTCGTTGACGAGGCCGTCTCCTCGGTGACCCCCGAAGAGACCGCCGAGCGTGCCCGGGGTTACACCCCGGCCAAGGGCCGGGAGACGCCGAAGCGGCCGACCGTCGGCCGCCGCCCGGCCGGCCCCAGCCGCCCCCTCACCAAGGAGGAGGAGCGGGAACGCCGTCGCCAACTGCGCAGCGAGGCCGCGTCGGAGTTCCGCCGCGAGGGCGGCCCCCGCGACCGTGGCCCGGAGCGGCTGCTGGCCCGAAACGTGGTCGACTCCCGGCGTACCGTCGGCACCTGGTTCTTCGGCGGCGCGCTGATCGTGCTGATCGGGTCGAACGCGGCCATGCCGCCGCTGGTCCGGTTGATCTCCAACGTGCTCTGGGGCGCGCTGGCCCTGGGCGTGGTCGTCGATTCGGTGCTGATCTGCCGCAAGATCAGCAGGCTGGTCCGGGAGCGCTTCCCGAAGACCGGCCAGCGGATGGGCTCGCTCTTCCTCTACGCGGTCATGCGGTCGATCACGTTCCGGCGGATGCGCGCTCCCGCCCCCCAGGTCAAGCTGGGCGACAAGGTCTGA
- the nadA gene encoding quinolinate synthase NadA, with protein sequence MTSTWVEPSNTATALLLLGRGSDPDTERGVECPGDLPAPSDPDLVARATAAKAKLGSKVFVLGHHYQRDEVIQFADVTGDSFKLAREAAARPDAEYIVFCGVHFMAESADILTTDSQRVILPDLAAGCSMADMAVLGQVEAAWDTLTELGIAAETVPVTYMNSSADIKGFVGRNGGVVCTSSNAKRALDWAFEQGSKVLFLPDQHLGRNTAVLEMGLSLDDCVLYDPHKPGGGLTPEQLRDAKMILWRGHCSVHGRFTLDSVNDVRARVPGVNVLVHPECRHEVVTAADYVGSTEYIIKAVEAAPAGSAWALGTELNLVRRLALAHPDKQIMFLDKAVCYCSTMNRIDLPHLVWALEELVAGRVVNQITVDADTAHHARVALDQMLALPGADTPPPAAS encoded by the coding sequence GTGACTTCGACCTGGGTGGAACCCTCCAACACGGCGACGGCTCTGCTGCTGCTCGGCCGGGGCAGCGACCCCGACACCGAGCGTGGCGTCGAGTGTCCGGGCGACCTGCCGGCGCCCAGCGATCCGGATCTGGTGGCCCGCGCCACGGCCGCGAAGGCGAAGCTGGGCAGCAAGGTCTTCGTGCTGGGGCACCACTACCAGCGCGACGAGGTGATCCAGTTCGCAGACGTGACCGGCGACTCGTTCAAGCTGGCCCGGGAGGCCGCGGCCCGCCCGGACGCGGAGTACATCGTCTTCTGCGGCGTGCACTTCATGGCCGAGAGCGCGGACATCCTCACCACCGACTCCCAGCGGGTGATCCTGCCGGACCTCGCGGCGGGTTGCTCGATGGCGGACATGGCGGTCCTGGGCCAGGTCGAGGCCGCCTGGGACACCCTGACCGAGCTGGGCATCGCCGCCGAGACCGTGCCGGTGACGTACATGAACTCCTCGGCCGACATCAAGGGCTTCGTCGGCCGCAACGGCGGTGTGGTCTGCACCTCGTCCAACGCCAAGCGCGCCCTGGACTGGGCGTTCGAGCAGGGGTCGAAGGTGCTCTTCCTGCCCGACCAGCACCTGGGCCGCAACACGGCGGTGCTGGAGATGGGCCTGTCGCTGGACGACTGCGTGCTCTACGACCCGCACAAGCCCGGTGGCGGGCTCACACCGGAGCAGCTTCGCGACGCCAAGATGATCCTCTGGCGGGGGCACTGCTCGGTGCACGGCCGGTTCACCCTCGACAGCGTCAACGACGTACGGGCCCGGGTGCCCGGGGTCAACGTGCTGGTCCACCCGGAGTGCCGGCACGAGGTGGTCACCGCCGCCGACTACGTCGGCTCCACCGAATACATCATCAAGGCCGTCGAGGCGGCTCCGGCCGGTTCGGCGTGGGCGCTCGGCACCGAGCTGAACCTGGTTCGCCGGCTCGCGCTGGCGCACCCGGACAAGCAGATCATGTTCCTGGACAAGGCCGTCTGCTACTGCTCGACGATGAACCGGATCGATCTGCCGCACCTGGTCTGGGCTCTCGAGGAGCTGGTCGCGGGTCGGGTCGTCAACCAGATCACGGTCGACGCCGACACCGCGCACCACGCCCGGGTCGCGCTGGACCAGATGCTCGCCCTGCCCGGTGCGGACACCCCGCCGCCGGCCGCGTCCTGA
- a CDS encoding sulfurtransferase TusA family protein, producing MTMPDEVIDCRGQRCPLPVIAAARRLPQVPVGTVVRVLADDPAAAVDIPAWCRMRGQEFLGSVNGPEGPAYDVRRQH from the coding sequence GTGACGATGCCGGACGAGGTGATCGACTGCCGGGGGCAGCGCTGCCCGCTGCCCGTGATCGCGGCGGCCCGGCGGCTGCCGCAGGTGCCGGTGGGCACGGTGGTCCGGGTGCTCGCCGACGACCCGGCGGCGGCGGTCGACATTCCCGCCTGGTGCCGGATGCGCGGTCAGGAGTTCCTAGGGTCGGTCAACGGACCCGAAGGCCCCGCCTACGACGTCCGCCGCCAACACTGA
- the erpA gene encoding iron-sulfur cluster insertion protein ErpA, whose translation MTTPAQTESTEAQAPTSVVLTDVAAQKVKALIEQEGRDDLRLRVAVQPGGCSGLRYQLFFDERSLDGDVVTDFGGVEVVVDRMSAPYLSGATIDFADRIDAQGFTIDNPNAGSSCACGDSFN comes from the coding sequence GTGACCACGCCAGCGCAGACCGAGTCGACCGAGGCCCAGGCCCCTACTTCCGTCGTCCTCACCGACGTCGCGGCGCAGAAGGTCAAGGCCCTGATCGAGCAGGAGGGCCGCGACGACCTGCGGCTCCGCGTCGCCGTGCAGCCGGGCGGCTGCTCCGGCCTGCGGTACCAGCTCTTCTTCGACGAGCGTTCGCTCGACGGCGATGTCGTCACCGACTTCGGTGGTGTCGAGGTCGTTGTCGACCGGATGAGCGCCCCGTACCTTTCCGGCGCGACGATCGACTTCGCCGACCGGATCGACGCCCAGGGCTTCACCATCGACAACCCCAACGCGGGCAGCTCGTGCGCCTGCGGTGACTCGTTCAACTGA
- the murA gene encoding UDP-N-acetylglucosamine 1-carboxyvinyltransferase, protein MEVALTDDVLVVHGGTPLEGRIRVRGAKNLVSKAMVAALLGDSPSRLFDVPKIRDVEVVRGLLGLHGVKVTDGAEDGELVFDPANVESASTDQINVHAGSSRIPILFCGPLLHRLGHAFIPDLGGCHIGPRPIDFHLQALREFGATVDKRPEGLHLSAPNGLHGTKFALPYPSVGATEQVLLTAVMAEGVTELRNAAVEPEIIDLICILQKMGAIIKVHTDRVIEIQGVPKLHGYTHRPIPDRIEAASWAAAALATRGHVEVLGAQQADMMTFLNVFRSVGGEYEVTDARAPKLGDPGQEGGIRFWHPGGELNAVALETDVHPGFMTDWQQPLVVALTQARGLSIVHETVYEQRLGYTEALNSMGANIQVYRDCLGGTPCRFGRRNFKHSAVIAGPSKLHAADLVIPDLRAGFSHLIAALAAEGTSRVYGVDLINRGYEDFEAKLADLGAHAERP, encoded by the coding sequence CTGGAGGTTGCGTTGACCGACGACGTCCTGGTCGTACACGGAGGCACTCCGCTTGAAGGGCGGATCCGCGTGCGCGGCGCGAAGAACCTGGTTTCGAAGGCGATGGTCGCCGCGCTACTCGGCGACAGCCCGAGCCGGCTGTTCGATGTGCCGAAGATCCGCGACGTCGAGGTGGTCCGGGGTCTGCTCGGTCTGCACGGCGTCAAGGTCACCGACGGCGCCGAGGACGGCGAGCTCGTCTTCGACCCGGCGAACGTGGAGAGCGCCAGCACCGATCAGATCAACGTGCACGCCGGTTCCAGCCGGATCCCGATCCTGTTCTGCGGCCCGCTGCTGCACCGGCTCGGGCACGCGTTCATCCCGGACCTGGGCGGCTGCCACATCGGCCCGCGCCCGATCGACTTCCACCTGCAGGCACTGCGGGAGTTCGGCGCCACCGTCGACAAGCGGCCGGAGGGTCTGCACCTGTCCGCGCCGAACGGGCTGCACGGCACCAAGTTCGCCCTGCCGTACCCGAGCGTCGGCGCCACCGAGCAGGTGCTGCTGACCGCCGTGATGGCCGAGGGCGTCACCGAGCTGCGCAACGCCGCGGTGGAGCCGGAGATCATCGACCTGATCTGCATCCTGCAGAAGATGGGCGCGATCATCAAGGTCCACACCGACCGGGTGATCGAGATTCAGGGTGTGCCGAAGCTGCACGGCTACACCCACCGGCCGATCCCGGACCGGATCGAGGCGGCGAGCTGGGCGGCCGCCGCGCTGGCCACCCGTGGTCACGTCGAGGTCCTCGGCGCGCAGCAGGCCGACATGATGACCTTCCTGAACGTCTTCCGCTCGGTCGGCGGCGAGTACGAGGTCACCGACGCCCGCGCGCCGAAGCTGGGCGACCCGGGCCAGGAGGGCGGCATCCGCTTCTGGCACCCGGGCGGCGAGCTGAACGCCGTGGCGCTGGAGACCGACGTGCACCCCGGCTTCATGACCGACTGGCAGCAGCCGCTGGTCGTGGCGCTCACCCAGGCCCGCGGCCTGTCGATCGTCCACGAGACGGTCTACGAGCAGCGGCTGGGCTACACCGAGGCACTGAACTCGATGGGCGCCAACATCCAGGTCTACCGGGACTGCCTCGGCGGCACCCCGTGCCGCTTCGGCCGGCGCAACTTCAAGCACTCGGCGGTGATCGCCGGGCCGAGCAAGCTGCACGCCGCCGACCTGGTCATCCCGGACCTGCGGGCCGGTTTCAGCCACCTGATCGCGGCGCTCGCGGCCGAGGGCACCTCCCGGGTGTACGGCGTCGACCTGATCAACCGGGGCTACGAGGACTTCGAGGCGAAGCTCGCCGACCTGGGCGCGCACGCCGAGCGTCCGTAA
- a CDS encoding helix-turn-helix domain-containing protein: MSPEPAAPLATIAAALRRERERVGISLTELARRAGVAKSTLSQLESGTGNPSVETLWALGAALGVPFSRLVEPDHDGVRVIRAGDGPRVRSEQADFTGTLLSPGAAHLRRDVYLIELEPGAVRAADGHTPRSVEHVVVAAGRLRVGPEAASVELNPGDYATFPGDAPHRYEALAPGTFAVLILEHP; encoded by the coding sequence ATGTCTCCGGAACCGGCCGCCCCGCTGGCCACCATCGCCGCCGCCCTGCGCCGGGAACGGGAACGGGTCGGCATTTCGCTGACCGAGCTCGCCCGCCGGGCGGGGGTGGCCAAGTCCACGCTCTCCCAACTGGAGTCGGGCACCGGTAACCCGAGCGTGGAGACGCTCTGGGCGTTGGGCGCGGCCCTCGGCGTGCCGTTCAGCCGGCTGGTGGAGCCCGACCATGACGGCGTACGGGTGATCCGGGCAGGGGACGGGCCCCGGGTCCGTTCCGAGCAGGCCGACTTCACCGGCACGCTGCTCAGCCCCGGGGCGGCACACCTGCGCCGGGACGTCTACCTGATCGAATTGGAACCGGGCGCCGTCCGAGCCGCCGACGGGCACACCCCGCGCAGCGTCGAACACGTGGTGGTCGCCGCGGGCCGACTGCGGGTCGGCCCCGAGGCGGCTTCGGTCGAGTTGAACCCCGGCGACTACGCCACGTTCCCCGGTGACGCCCCGCACCGTTACGAGGCGCTCGCTCCCGGCACATTCGCCGTCCTCATCCTGGAGCATCCCTGA
- a CDS encoding carbohydrate kinase family protein has product MKIAVTGSIATDHLMSFPGRFADQLIADQLHKVSLSFLVDDLVLRRGGVAANISFGMGQLGLRPVLLGAVGADFADYRSWLERHGVDCDSVHISEVAHTARFVCTTDTDMCQIASFYAGAMSEARNIELAPVADRLGGLDLVLVGANDPEAMLRHSAECRTRGYAFAADPSQQLARMPGEDVVALIEGAEYLMTNDYEKSLLQSKAQLSDDQLLDLVKVRVTTLGKDGVEIAGRGIDPIHVPIAREIRAVDPTGVGDGFRAGFFTALSWGLGLERAAQVGSLLATLVLETVGTQEYDVRRDLFVKRMAESYGDTAADEIRPHLLPA; this is encoded by the coding sequence ATGAAGATCGCCGTCACCGGCTCGATCGCCACCGATCACCTGATGAGCTTCCCCGGTCGCTTCGCCGACCAGCTCATCGCCGATCAACTGCACAAGGTGTCCCTCTCCTTCCTGGTGGATGACCTGGTGCTCCGTCGCGGCGGCGTGGCGGCGAACATCTCCTTCGGTATGGGTCAGCTCGGGCTGCGCCCGGTGCTGCTCGGCGCGGTGGGGGCGGACTTCGCCGACTACCGCTCCTGGCTGGAGCGCCACGGCGTGGACTGCGACTCGGTGCACATCAGCGAGGTGGCGCACACCGCCCGGTTCGTCTGCACCACCGACACGGACATGTGCCAGATCGCGTCGTTCTACGCGGGTGCGATGAGTGAGGCGCGCAACATCGAGCTCGCCCCGGTCGCCGACCGGCTCGGTGGGCTCGACCTGGTGCTGGTCGGTGCCAACGACCCCGAGGCGATGCTGCGGCACTCGGCCGAGTGCCGCACCCGGGGGTACGCCTTCGCCGCCGACCCCTCCCAGCAGCTCGCCCGGATGCCCGGCGAGGACGTGGTGGCGCTGATCGAAGGTGCCGAGTACCTGATGACCAACGACTACGAGAAGTCGCTGCTGCAGAGCAAGGCGCAGCTGAGCGACGACCAACTGCTGGACCTGGTCAAGGTGCGGGTCACCACGCTGGGCAAGGACGGTGTGGAGATCGCCGGGCGGGGCATCGACCCGATCCACGTACCGATCGCGCGGGAGATCCGGGCGGTCGATCCGACCGGGGTGGGCGACGGCTTCCGGGCCGGCTTCTTCACCGCGCTCTCCTGGGGGCTCGGCCTGGAGCGGGCCGCCCAGGTCGGCTCGCTGCTGGCCACGCTGGTCCTGGAAACCGTCGGGACCCAGGAGTACGACGTCCGGCGCGACCTGTTCGTCAAGCGAATGGCCGAGTCCTACGGCGACACCGCGGCGGACGAGATCCGCCCCCACCTCCTCCCGGCGTAG
- a CDS encoding glycerate kinase family protein produces MRVLLCPDKFAGTLPAPEVAAAVAAGWRTVTDGDDLLIRPLADGGPGFVEVLAEALGGRRVPVSTVDPLGRPAAGEILLTADGATAYLESAQACGLHLLASAERDPKTTTSYGLGLLVAAAVESGARTVVIGLGGSGTNDAGAGMLAALGVTPLDPGGAALPYGGAALAAVDALDGVPRLRGVRLVAATDVDNPLLGLHGASNVFGPQKGADRADVLLLDAALERFAAVLERDLAGCPAGLGTLPGGGAAGGIGAAILALGGGCESGIGLVTRATRLDAALDTADLVITGEGSFDHQSLRGKVVAGVAGAARDRGVPCVVVAGQVSTGRREAASAGVTDAYSLVEHFGGEEGGGLDAALSRPAEGLRELGARLARQWSR; encoded by the coding sequence ATGCGCGTGCTGCTCTGTCCGGACAAGTTCGCCGGCACCCTGCCCGCACCGGAGGTGGCCGCCGCGGTGGCCGCCGGCTGGCGCACCGTCACCGACGGGGACGACCTGCTGATCCGGCCGCTGGCCGACGGTGGGCCGGGCTTCGTGGAGGTGCTCGCCGAAGCCCTCGGCGGCCGACGGGTGCCGGTGTCGACGGTCGACCCGCTGGGCCGTCCGGCGGCCGGTGAGATCCTGCTCACCGCCGACGGCGCGACCGCCTACCTGGAGAGCGCCCAGGCGTGCGGGCTGCACCTGCTCGCCAGCGCCGAACGTGATCCGAAGACCACCACCTCGTACGGGCTGGGCCTGTTGGTGGCCGCCGCGGTGGAGAGCGGCGCCCGGACGGTGGTGATCGGGCTGGGCGGTTCCGGCACCAACGACGCCGGAGCCGGAATGCTCGCCGCGCTGGGCGTCACCCCGCTCGACCCGGGCGGCGCCGCGCTGCCGTACGGCGGGGCGGCGCTCGCCGCGGTCGACGCGTTGGACGGCGTACCCCGGTTGCGTGGCGTCCGGCTCGTCGCGGCCACCGACGTGGACAACCCGCTGCTCGGCCTGCACGGGGCGAGCAACGTGTTCGGTCCGCAGAAGGGCGCCGACCGTGCCGACGTGCTGCTGCTCGACGCCGCGCTGGAGCGTTTCGCGGCCGTGCTGGAACGGGATCTGGCCGGTTGCCCGGCGGGGCTCGGCACGTTGCCCGGAGGCGGGGCCGCCGGTGGCATCGGCGCGGCCATCCTCGCCCTGGGCGGCGGCTGCGAGTCCGGAATCGGCCTTGTCACCCGGGCCACCCGACTGGACGCCGCGCTGGACACCGCCGACCTGGTGATCACCGGCGAGGGGTCGTTCGACCACCAGTCGCTGCGCGGCAAGGTGGTCGCCGGGGTGGCCGGCGCCGCCCGCGACCGGGGCGTCCCCTGCGTGGTGGTGGCCGGGCAGGTGAGCACCGGCCGGCGGGAGGCCGCCTCGGCCGGGGTGACCGACGCGTACAGCCTGGTCGAGCACTTCGGTGGCGAAGAGGGCGGCGGGCTCGACGCCGCGCTGAGCCGACCCGCGGAGGGCCTGCGTGAACTGGGCGCCCGGCTGGCCCGGCAGTGGAGCCGCTGA